The following are from one region of the Nostoc cf. commune SO-36 genome:
- a CDS encoding NifU family protein — protein sequence MELTIDNVETVLDEMRPYLMSDGGNVELVELDGPVVKLRLQGACGSCPSSAMTLRMGIERRLKEMIPEIAEIEQVV from the coding sequence ATGGAACTTACAATTGACAACGTTGAAACAGTCTTAGATGAAATGCGCCCTTATCTCATGTCTGATGGCGGCAATGTGGAACTCGTAGAACTTGATGGGCCTGTTGTAAAACTGCGGCTGCAAGGTGCTTGTGGTTCTTGTCCCAGTTCTGCAATGACCCTGAGAATGGGTATTGAGCGCCGTTTAAAGGAAATGATTCCTGAAATTGCAGAAATTGAGCAAGTGGTGTAA